The genomic region GAACTTGTGGGGAAGAATATTCTTCGTTTAATGATGTCTAAAGAGCATTGGAGACATTCAATTCGCTTACAGCGCATTGTCCAAAATGAAATGATGACAGCCGGAAAGGGCGTGACATGGTACGATTATGACCTTGGAAATCCAGCGAATCCGGTATCACGACGACTTTTAGCGTATTGCCCGGCATTATTGAGTCGTCAGAATCCAGGATTATTCTGGTCTGTGGCTGTAACGGCGCCGGAGAAAGAGGTCCAGAGCCTCATTGGGACGATAATAACGCGAGAATGGATTATCGTTCTCGTTTTTCAGCTTGTTGTTTTTGGTGTGCTCGCAGTCTTGCTCGTGTTTTCGTTACGTTGGTCTCGCCAGTTGAACCTCAAGGTGGACGAACGAACCAACGAGCTTCGAATTGCTCATGATAAATTGAGCAAAAGTTTGAATGATCTGATTGAAGCTCAAGAAGAATTATTGCGTACGGAACGTTTCGCTGCCATAGGGGAAGCTGCTGCACATTTGTCTCATGAAATCAAGAATCCACTGATGCTTATGGGGGGCTTTGCGCAACAGGTGATGCGACAGTTGAAATTTGATCGTGAGGATTCGAATGGAAAAAAATTGGCAATTATTGTCGATGAAGCCAAACGTTTGGAATCATTGCTTGTTGAAGTACGTGATTTTACTCGACCCAATCCAGCCAAACTCGTTGTCGGTGATTTTAAAGAGGTGATCAATAAGACCCTTGATCTTATGTCGTCGAGTTTATCGGAGCAAGGTATTTCCATTACGGCGCATGTTCCCCAAACGCCACTACTCGTTGCGTATGATGAGGCGCAATGCCAGCAGGTTCTTCTCAATCTCGTGAAAAATTCAGCCGAAGCATTATCAGGGCCGGGAGAGATTGCTATTGACGCACAGACTGAAGAAAATTCGACGGTAGTAACCGTGAGCGACAACGGGCCGGGAATTGCTCCCGGAATGCTTGAAAGTGTGTTTGTACCGTTTAATACAACCAAAGAGCATGGTACTGGTCTTGGTTTGTGTGTTTCTAAACGCATTATAGAAGATCATAAGGGAACTATTTCTGTACAAAACGGTTCAAACGGCGGGGCAATATTTCGTATCCGTTTCCCCGAAGCGTATTCAACAATACAAGCAATTGAGAAATTTGCCTCATAACGCTTTGCTTTTTGTCCCTTCCTCGTACGATATGATCACGAGATCACATTGTATTTCTCCATAAAAACGTCACGAGGTTGTCACGTTAATGGTCAAAGCTCATCTTTTCCAAAGAGAGTAAGTAATCCTCCTGCCGAGTTCACATTCGCCGCGCGCACTGCGCAAGGGTGTAAGAGATATTATGACCCGTCACGCTCTGGAATTGCTCAAGAACATCATCGGTCTGCGTACGGCAGGCATTAAACCGCGGAATGAAGAAACTCATTTCTGTCCTCATACACCGCAAAATCCGGAGCGTAATCATTTTCGCCCTCATATCCAGGTTGGCCGGGAAGTAGGTGTTATTCTGCTCATGGTGGAAGGTTTTGCATCCATGGCCAGTTTATATGGGACAGAGATCGCAGATACCATTGATGAGGAAGCAGAAAAGAATCTCGCTGAAATCGTCAAAGCGCATCTGGGACGTGCCAGCCTCGCAATGGGAGAACGCATTGAACCTGGGGCATATCTCGTTAATTTCACGGATACGGCACATGCCAATAATCATCTGGATCGTATCAGTGATATTGCCTATGCCATGGGACTCAGCCTTCGTGCTGGCTTACGTTCTGTTATTATTGATCTTGTCGGACAAAATCCGGCCATTCGAGTCGGGTTCTCCAGCATTCCCCCAAAAAGTGATCCTGCACGCTTTCATCATCTTTTTTATGAAGCATATTGTGATGCCCGTCGTATGGCTCAAGAAGGTTTTGATCCGAGTAAATTGCAATTATTGCGCGAATTTCAGGCCATTCTGAATACACCGCGCATTAAAAGTGTGTATCAACCTATCGTTGATTTGAAGCACGGCAATATATTCGCGTGGGAAGCGTTGAGCCGCGGCCCTGCAGATGGCCACTTTGTTTCCCCGCTCATGCTTTTTAATTTTGCAGAAGATGTCGGTTCGGTATTTCGGCTAGAGCGTGTCTGCCGAGAATCGGCGTTT from Desulfovibrio inopinatus DSM 10711 harbors:
- a CDS encoding ATP-binding protein — translated: MEKKYAIILVFVLLALSGVVAHLGYRAKVEIQSVVTEQFNKQQLDMAERIAGDLQDHMTFLIKSITALSRGWRGLPGNAAESPVGINMIFDIVNDADVVAMGRVLPDKSVKAYATGAPLVAPFGLETDAIAGWASRQNTGDSIYLSHVFQAKTGRFKNRLLMMLATPISVVEKGETRLNAGALFFVIDPVALVHRYSQSAEPGRTSHSWVIDESGYILGSAQQELVGKNILRLMMSKEHWRHSIRLQRIVQNEMMTAGKGVTWYDYDLGNPANPVSRRLLAYCPALLSRQNPGLFWSVAVTAPEKEVQSLIGTIITREWIIVLVFQLVVFGVLAVLLVFSLRWSRQLNLKVDERTNELRIAHDKLSKSLNDLIEAQEELLRTERFAAIGEAAAHLSHEIKNPLMLMGGFAQQVMRQLKFDREDSNGKKLAIIVDEAKRLESLLVEVRDFTRPNPAKLVVGDFKEVINKTLDLMSSSLSEQGISITAHVPQTPLLVAYDEAQCQQVLLNLVKNSAEALSGPGEIAIDAQTEENSTVVTVSDNGPGIAPGMLESVFVPFNTTKEHGTGLGLCVSKRIIEDHKGTISVQNGSNGGAIFRIRFPEAYSTIQAIEKFAS